One segment of Xanthomonas oryzae pv. oryzae DNA contains the following:
- the polA gene encoding DNA polymerase I — MSRLVLIDGSSYLYRAFHALPPLTNAQGEPTGALFGVVNMLRATLKERPAYIAFVVDAPGKTFRDALYADYKANRPSMPDDLRAQVQPMCDIVHALGIDILRIDGVEADDVIGTLALQAAADGLSVTISTGDKDFAQLVRPGIELVNTMSGSRMDSDAAVIAKFGVRPDQIVDLLALMGDIVDNVPGVEKCGPKTAAKWLAEYDSLDGVIANADKIKGKIGDNLRAALPRLPLNRELVTIKTDVTLASGPRALDLREPNTETLAVLYARYGFTQALRELGGALAQSGLLSEPVALGAAAATARTEPGRARGTGFVSGPVNAAVDLDPALSAPGAYETILTQEQLDSWIAQLRAAGQFAFDTETDSLDPLQADLIGLSVAAEPGKAAYLPFGHNFPGAPVQLDRTHALAQLAPLLTDPAVRKVGQHGKYDLHVMRRHGVELAGYADDTLLESFVLNSGSARHDMDSLAKRYLGYDTVKYEDVCGKGAKQIPFAQISLDDATRYAAEDADITLRLHHVLGPKLAAEPGLERVYRDIEMPLVDVLARIEANGVCVDAAELRRQSADLSKRMLAAQQKATELAGRTFNLDSPKQLQALLFDELKLPAVVKTPKGQPSTNEDALEAIADQHELPRVILEYRGLSKLRSTYTDKLPEMIHPQSGRVHTSYHQAGAATGRLSSSDPNLQNIPIRTEDGRRIRRAFVAPPGRKLIACDYSQIELRIMAHLSGDPGLVGAFASGTDVHRATAAEVFGRTIDTVSGDERRAAKAINFGLMYGMSAFGLARQLGIGRGEAQDYIALYFSRYPGVRDFMETTRQQARDKGYVETVFGRRLYLDFINAGSQGQRAGAERAAINAPMQGTAADIIKRAMVKVDGWIADHAQRAKMILQVHDELVFEADVDFVDTLLSEVTTRMASAAELRVPLVVDSGVGDDWDQAH, encoded by the coding sequence ATGAGCAGATTAGTCCTGATCGACGGGTCCAGTTACCTGTATCGCGCGTTCCACGCGCTTCCGCCGCTGACCAATGCGCAGGGCGAACCCACCGGCGCCTTGTTCGGCGTGGTCAACATGCTGCGCGCCACCTTGAAGGAACGTCCGGCCTACATCGCCTTCGTGGTGGATGCACCCGGCAAGACCTTCCGTGACGCCTTGTATGCCGACTACAAGGCCAACCGGCCGTCGATGCCCGACGACCTGCGCGCGCAGGTACAGCCGATGTGCGACATCGTGCATGCGCTGGGCATCGACATCCTGCGCATCGACGGCGTGGAAGCCGACGATGTGATCGGCACGCTGGCGCTGCAGGCCGCTGCCGATGGGTTGAGCGTGACCATCTCCACCGGCGACAAGGACTTTGCCCAGCTGGTGCGCCCGGGTATCGAACTGGTCAACACCATGAGCGGCAGCCGCATGGATTCGGACGCGGCGGTGATCGCCAAGTTCGGCGTGCGGCCCGACCAGATCGTCGACCTGCTGGCGCTGATGGGCGACATCGTCGACAACGTGCCCGGCGTGGAAAAATGCGGTCCCAAGACTGCCGCCAAATGGCTTGCCGAATACGATTCGCTGGACGGCGTGATCGCCAATGCCGACAAGATCAAGGGTAAGATCGGCGACAACCTGCGTGCTGCGTTGCCACGCCTGCCGCTCAACCGTGAGCTGGTCACGATCAAGACCGATGTGACCCTGGCCAGCGGCCCGCGCGCGCTGGATCTGCGCGAACCCAACACCGAAACGCTAGCGGTACTGTACGCGCGCTACGGGTTTACCCAGGCGCTGCGCGAGCTGGGCGGCGCGCTGGCGCAGTCCGGTCTGTTGTCCGAGCCGGTGGCGCTGGGCGCTGCCGCTGCTACCGCGCGCACCGAGCCGGGCCGTGCGCGCGGCACCGGCTTCGTGTCCGGGCCGGTCAATGCAGCGGTGGACCTGGATCCAGCGCTGTCGGCGCCTGGCGCGTACGAGACCATCCTGACCCAGGAGCAGTTGGACAGCTGGATCGCGCAGCTGCGCGCCGCCGGCCAGTTCGCTTTCGATACCGAAACCGACAGCCTGGACCCGCTGCAGGCCGACCTGATCGGCCTGAGCGTGGCCGCCGAGCCAGGTAAGGCGGCGTATCTGCCGTTCGGCCACAACTTTCCCGGCGCCCCGGTTCAGCTCGACCGCACCCATGCGCTGGCGCAACTGGCGCCGCTGCTCACCGACCCGGCCGTGCGCAAAGTCGGCCAACACGGCAAGTACGACCTGCACGTGATGCGCCGGCATGGCGTGGAGCTTGCCGGCTACGCCGACGACACACTGCTGGAGAGCTTCGTGCTCAATTCCGGCAGCGCCCGTCACGACATGGACAGCCTGGCCAAGCGCTATCTCGGCTACGACACCGTCAAGTACGAAGACGTTTGCGGCAAGGGCGCCAAGCAGATCCCGTTCGCCCAGATCAGCCTGGACGATGCCACCCGCTACGCCGCCGAAGACGCCGACATCACCCTGCGCCTGCATCACGTGCTCGGCCCCAAGCTGGCAGCCGAGCCCGGCCTGGAGCGCGTCTACCGCGACATCGAAATGCCACTGGTGGACGTGCTGGCGCGCATCGAAGCCAACGGCGTGTGCGTGGACGCCGCCGAACTACGCCGTCAGAGCGCGGACCTGTCCAAGCGCATGCTCGCCGCCCAGCAAAAAGCCACCGAGCTGGCAGGGCGCACCTTCAACCTGGATTCGCCCAAGCAGCTGCAGGCGCTGTTGTTCGACGAGCTCAAGCTCCCCGCCGTGGTCAAGACGCCCAAGGGCCAGCCCTCGACCAACGAAGACGCGCTGGAAGCCATCGCCGACCAGCACGAGCTGCCGCGGGTGATCCTGGAATACCGCGGCCTGAGCAAGCTGCGCAGTACCTACACCGACAAGCTGCCGGAGATGATCCACCCGCAGTCCGGACGCGTGCACACCAGCTACCACCAGGCCGGCGCCGCCACCGGTCGGCTGTCTTCATCGGACCCGAACCTGCAGAACATCCCGATCCGCACCGAAGACGGCCGCCGCATCCGCCGCGCTTTCGTCGCCCCGCCCGGGCGCAAGCTGATCGCCTGCGACTACTCGCAGATCGAGCTGCGCATCATGGCCCACCTGTCCGGCGACCCCGGCCTGGTCGGCGCGTTCGCGTCCGGCACCGACGTGCACCGCGCCACTGCCGCCGAAGTATTCGGCCGCACCATCGACACCGTCAGCGGTGACGAGCGCCGCGCTGCCAAGGCGATCAACTTCGGCCTGATGTACGGCATGAGCGCGTTCGGTCTGGCCCGCCAGCTCGGCATCGGCCGTGGCGAAGCGCAGGACTACATCGCGCTGTACTTCAGCCGCTATCCGGGCGTGCGCGACTTCATGGAAACCACCCGCCAGCAGGCGCGCGACAAGGGCTACGTGGAAACCGTGTTCGGCCGCCGCCTGTATCTGGATTTCATCAATGCCGGCAGCCAGGGCCAGCGTGCAGGCGCCGAGCGCGCCGCCATCAACGCGCCGATGCAGGGCACCGCCGCCGACATCATCAAGCGCGCCATGGTCAAGGTGGACGGCTGGATCGCCGACCACGCGCAACGCGCCAAAATGATCCTGCAGGTGCACGACGAACTGGTGTTCGAAGCCGATGTCGATTTCGTCGACACACTGCTCAGCGAAGTCACCACGCGCATGGCCTCCGCAGCTGAATTGCGCGTGCCGTTGGTGGTGGATTCGGGCGTGGGCGATGACTGGGATCAGGCGCACTGA
- a CDS encoding IS5 family transposase has product MQLTFGDAEYNGKRKRTRREVFLAEMDQVVPWKGLLALIEPHYPKSGQPGRQPYRLETMLRIHFLQQWYALSDPSAEEALYDTVSMRRFAKIGGLDEVPDETTILHFRHLLERHDLARKLFRVNAHLSRKGQSLRGGTIVDGTIIAAPSSTKNKDGERDPDMHQTKKGNQYDFGMKAHIGVDDDSGLVHHVECTAANVADITQAHKLLHGKEDTVCGDSGYTGLEKREEMKRKRTLRSLIAEKPSKLKQIKSKRELKLAKRWEHTKASLRAKVEHPFRVIKRQFGYVKVRYRGLVKNTAQMLTLFALSNLWLKRKELMPAAGKVCL; this is encoded by the coding sequence ATGCAACTGACCTTCGGCGACGCGGAGTACAACGGCAAGCGCAAGCGGACGCGGCGTGAGGTGTTCTTGGCCGAGATGGACCAGGTCGTGCCGTGGAAGGGCCTGCTGGCGCTGATCGAGCCGCACTATCCAAAGTCGGGGCAGCCGGGGCGACAGCCGTATCGGCTGGAAACGATGCTGCGCATCCACTTTTTGCAGCAGTGGTATGCGCTGAGCGATCCCTCGGCGGAAGAAGCGCTGTACGACACGGTGTCGATGCGCCGTTTCGCCAAGATCGGCGGGCTGGACGAGGTGCCGGATGAAACGACGATTCTCCACTTCCGGCATCTGCTGGAGCGGCATGATCTGGCGCGCAAGCTGTTCAGGGTCAACGCGCACCTGTCGCGTAAAGGGCAGAGTCTGCGGGGCGGGACGATCGTGGATGGCACGATCATTGCGGCGCCCAGTTCGACCAAGAACAAGGATGGCGAGCGCGATCCGGACATGCACCAGACCAAGAAGGGGAATCAATATGACTTCGGGATGAAGGCGCACATCGGGGTGGACGATGACTCCGGGCTGGTGCACCACGTCGAATGCACGGCGGCCAACGTGGCCGATATCACGCAAGCGCACAAGCTGCTGCACGGCAAGGAAGACACGGTGTGCGGGGACAGCGGCTACACCGGGCTTGAGAAGCGCGAGGAGATGAAGCGCAAGCGCACGCTGCGCTCCCTGATCGCGGAGAAGCCCTCGAAGCTGAAGCAGATCAAAAGCAAACGCGAATTGAAGTTGGCCAAGCGGTGGGAGCACACCAAGGCCAGCCTGCGGGCGAAGGTGGAACACCCGTTCCGGGTGATCAAGCGTCAGTTTGGCTACGTCAAGGTGCGCTATCGCGGCCTGGTCAAGAACACCGCGCAGATGCTGACGCTGTTTGCGCTGTCGAATCTGTGGCTGAAGCGCAAAGAGTTAATGCCCGCTGCGGGGAAGGTGTGCCTGTAA
- a CDS encoding DUF2782 domain-containing protein → MKRARLLLLPLLLLGGCATSGPDRAGGEIPAGADVTTKTMANGDQIDEYRVNGQLEMVRVTPTRGAPYFLYDRDHDGHTDAEKDKVNKVYWKLYSW, encoded by the coding sequence ATGAAGAGAGCACGTCTTTTGCTGCTGCCGTTACTGCTGCTGGGCGGCTGTGCCACCAGTGGCCCCGACCGCGCCGGTGGCGAGATCCCGGCTGGCGCCGATGTCACCACTAAGACCATGGCCAACGGCGACCAGATCGACGAATACCGGGTGAATGGCCAGCTGGAAATGGTGCGGGTCACCCCAACGCGCGGCGCGCCCTACTTCCTGTACGACCGCGATCACGACGGGCATACCGATGCAGAGAAGGACAAGGTCAACAAGGTGTATTGGAAGCTGTATAGCTGGTGA
- the hemF gene encoding oxygen-dependent coproporphyrinogen oxidase, whose amino-acid sequence MNEFDRVRDYLTDLQDRICAAVEAADGKARFAEDLWKREEGGGGRTRILRDGAVFEQAGIGFSDVSGTRLPPSASAHRPELAGATWRACGVSLVFHPHNPYIPTTHMNVRYFRAERDGEVVAAWFGGGFDLTPFYPFDEDVQHWHRVAQALCEPFGEERYAAHKRWCDEYFFLRHRNETRGVGGLFFDDLGKEFEHDFAYQQAVGNGFLDAYMPIVQRRKDTAYGEREREFQLYRRGRYVEFNLVYDRGTLFGLQSGGRAESILMSLPPRVRWEYGFTPEPGSAEARLADYLIPRDWLG is encoded by the coding sequence ATGAACGAATTCGACCGTGTACGCGATTATCTGACCGACCTGCAGGACCGGATCTGCGCCGCTGTGGAAGCTGCCGACGGGAAGGCGCGGTTCGCCGAGGATCTTTGGAAGCGCGAGGAGGGCGGCGGTGGCCGTACCCGCATCCTGCGCGACGGCGCCGTGTTCGAGCAGGCCGGCATCGGCTTTTCCGATGTGTCCGGCACGCGCTTGCCGCCGTCGGCCAGTGCGCACCGCCCCGAGCTTGCCGGTGCAACCTGGCGTGCATGCGGCGTCTCTCTGGTGTTTCATCCGCACAATCCGTACATCCCGACCACGCACATGAACGTGCGCTACTTCCGCGCCGAGCGCGATGGCGAGGTGGTGGCCGCCTGGTTTGGCGGCGGCTTCGACCTGACTCCGTTCTATCCCTTCGATGAGGATGTGCAGCACTGGCACCGCGTTGCACAGGCGCTGTGCGAGCCATTCGGCGAAGAGCGCTATGCAGCGCACAAGCGTTGGTGCGACGAATACTTTTTCCTGCGCCATCGCAACGAGACGCGTGGCGTGGGCGGGCTGTTTTTCGACGATCTGGGCAAGGAGTTCGAACACGACTTCGCCTATCAACAAGCGGTGGGCAATGGCTTCCTGGATGCCTACATGCCAATCGTGCAGCGTCGCAAGGACACCGCGTACGGCGAGCGCGAACGCGAGTTTCAGCTGTACCGCCGCGGGCGCTATGTGGAGTTCAATCTGGTCTACGACCGCGGCACCCTGTTTGGATTGCAGAGCGGTGGGCGCGCCGAGAGCATCTTGATGAGTTTGCCGCCGCGGGTGCGTTGGGAGTATGGCTTCACGCCGGAGCCAGGCAGTGCCGAAGCGCGCCTGGCCGATTACCTGATCCCACGCGACTGGCTGGGTTGA
- the aceE gene encoding pyruvate dehydrogenase (acetyl-transferring), homodimeric type produces MNWLNEVLHNDPNPLETQEWLESIKAVIDVEGPERAHQLLEGMVEQTRRAGAYLPFSPTTEYVNTIAPANEAKHPGDSALEWKIRSIIRWNAMATVVRANRKPGDLGGHIASFASSATLYDVGFNHFWRAPSDQHPGDLLFIQGHSAPGIYARAFLEGRISESQLDNFRMEVDGQGISSYPHPWLMPEFWQTPTVSMGLGPLAAIYQAQFMRYLENRGLIEKSDRKVWCFIGDGESDEPETLGAIALAGREGLDNLIFVVNCNLQRLDGPVRGNGKIIQELEGVFRGGGWNVIKLLWGGYWDALLAKDSNGVLRKLMMETVDGQYQNCKAFGGAYTRENFFGRYPETAAMVAGLSDDDIWRLNRGGHDPHKVYAAYHQAVNTTGMPTVILAKTVKGYGMGSAGEALNPTHQTKKLDDAAVKHFRDRFNIPVTDAQLEDGKVPFYHPGDDSPEVQYLKERRNVLGGFLPSRRPKASKSFAAPTLDKFERLLKDSGERSYSTTMSFVQSLNIALRDKELGPRIVPIVADEARTFGMEGMFRQIGIYAPFGQKYKPVDADQLMYYREDQTGQVLQQGISEPGAIASWMAAGTSYSVSDVPMLPFYIYYSMFGFQRVGDIAWQAADMRTRGFLLGGTAGRTTLNGEGLQHEDGFSQLVAGGIPNVRSYDPTFGFEVTVIMQHGMKAMMEDQIDEYYYITLMNENYAHPGMPDGAAEGIIKGMYLLKDAGKPKKGELRVQLLGSGTILREAIAAAELLDKDFGVTADIWSCPSLNEVRRDGYAVERWNRLHPEAEQRKPYVTQLLEGRQGPAIAATDYVRAFADQIRAFVPMTYTVLGTDGFGRSDTRANLRRFFEVDRYYIAHAAIAALAKDGKMTGKDVARAIKQYKIDPEKANPVGV; encoded by the coding sequence ATGAACTGGTTGAACGAAGTGCTGCACAACGATCCGAACCCGCTAGAGACGCAGGAGTGGCTCGAATCGATCAAGGCCGTCATCGACGTTGAAGGCCCGGAGCGCGCCCATCAGCTGCTGGAAGGCATGGTCGAACAGACCCGTCGCGCCGGCGCTTACCTGCCCTTCTCGCCCACCACAGAGTACGTCAACACCATCGCCCCGGCCAACGAGGCCAAGCACCCCGGCGATTCGGCGCTGGAGTGGAAGATCCGCTCGATCATCCGCTGGAACGCCATGGCCACGGTCGTGCGGGCTAACCGCAAGCCGGGCGACCTGGGCGGCCACATCGCCTCGTTCGCTTCCAGCGCCACGCTGTACGACGTGGGCTTCAACCACTTCTGGCGCGCCCCCAGCGACCAGCACCCGGGCGACCTGCTGTTCATCCAGGGCCACAGCGCCCCGGGCATCTACGCCCGCGCCTTCCTTGAAGGCCGCATCAGCGAATCGCAGCTGGACAACTTCCGCATGGAAGTGGACGGCCAGGGCATCTCGTCCTACCCGCACCCGTGGCTGATGCCCGAATTCTGGCAGACCCCCACCGTGTCGATGGGCCTGGGCCCGCTGGCCGCCATCTACCAGGCGCAATTCATGCGCTACCTGGAAAACCGCGGCCTGATCGAGAAGTCCGACCGCAAGGTGTGGTGCTTCATCGGCGACGGCGAGTCGGACGAACCGGAAACCCTCGGCGCCATCGCGCTGGCCGGCCGCGAAGGCCTGGACAACCTCATCTTCGTCGTCAACTGCAACCTGCAGCGCCTGGACGGCCCGGTGCGCGGCAACGGCAAGATCATCCAGGAACTGGAAGGCGTGTTCCGTGGCGGCGGCTGGAATGTCATCAAGCTGCTCTGGGGCGGCTACTGGGACGCCCTGCTGGCCAAGGACAGCAATGGCGTGCTGCGCAAGCTGATGATGGAAACCGTCGACGGCCAATACCAGAACTGCAAGGCCTTCGGTGGCGCCTACACCCGCGAGAATTTCTTCGGCAGGTACCCGGAGACTGCGGCCATGGTGGCCGGCCTGTCGGACGACGACATCTGGCGCCTCAACCGTGGCGGCCACGACCCGCACAAGGTGTACGCCGCCTACCACCAGGCCGTGAACACCACCGGCATGCCCACCGTGATCCTGGCCAAGACGGTCAAGGGCTACGGCATGGGCTCGGCCGGTGAGGCGCTCAACCCCACCCACCAGACCAAGAAGCTGGACGACGCGGCGGTCAAGCACTTCCGCGACCGCTTCAACATTCCGGTCACCGACGCCCAACTGGAAGACGGCAAGGTGCCGTTCTATCACCCCGGCGACGATTCCCCGGAAGTGCAGTACCTCAAAGAGCGCCGCAACGTGCTCGGCGGTTTCCTGCCCTCGCGCCGTCCCAAGGCCAGCAAGTCCTTCGCCGCGCCCACGCTCGACAAATTCGAGCGCCTGCTCAAGGACAGCGGCGAGCGCAGCTATTCCACCACCATGTCGTTCGTGCAGAGCCTCAACATCGCCCTGCGCGACAAGGAACTGGGCCCGCGCATCGTGCCGATCGTGGCCGATGAAGCGCGCACCTTCGGCATGGAAGGCATGTTCCGCCAGATCGGCATCTATGCCCCGTTCGGCCAGAAGTACAAGCCGGTCGACGCCGACCAGCTGATGTACTACCGCGAAGACCAGACCGGCCAGGTGCTGCAGCAGGGCATCAGCGAGCCGGGCGCGATTGCGTCCTGGATGGCCGCCGGCACCAGCTACTCGGTGTCGGATGTGCCGATGCTGCCGTTCTACATCTACTACTCCATGTTCGGCTTCCAGCGCGTGGGCGACATCGCCTGGCAGGCAGCGGACATGCGCACGCGTGGCTTCCTGCTTGGCGGCACCGCCGGCCGCACCACGCTCAACGGCGAAGGCCTGCAGCACGAAGACGGCTTCAGCCAGCTCGTGGCCGGCGGCATCCCCAATGTGCGTAGCTACGACCCGACCTTCGGTTTCGAAGTCACCGTCATCATGCAGCACGGCATGAAGGCGATGATGGAAGACCAGATCGACGAGTACTACTACATCACCCTGATGAACGAGAACTACGCCCACCCCGGCATGCCGGACGGCGCCGCCGAGGGCATCATCAAGGGCATGTACCTGCTCAAGGACGCCGGCAAACCCAAGAAGGGCGAACTGCGCGTGCAGCTGCTGGGCAGCGGCACCATCCTGCGCGAGGCCATTGCCGCGGCCGAGCTGCTGGACAAGGACTTCGGCGTTACCGCCGACATCTGGTCCTGCCCCAGCCTCAACGAAGTGCGCCGCGACGGCTACGCCGTCGAACGCTGGAACCGCCTGCACCCGGAAGCCGAACAGCGCAAGCCCTACGTCACCCAACTGCTGGAAGGCCGCCAGGGCCCGGCCATTGCCGCAACGGACTACGTGCGTGCCTTTGCTGACCAGATCCGGGCCTTCGTCCCGATGACCTACACCGTGCTCGGTACGGATGGGTTCGGTCGCTCGGATACGCGTGCGAACCTGCGTCGGTTTTTCGAGGTCGACCGTTACTACATCGCGCACGCGGCGATTGCCGCGCTCGCTAAGGATGGGAAGATGACGGGGAAGGATGTGGCCCGGGCGATTAAGCAGTACAAGATTGATCCTGAGAAGGCGAATCCTGTTGGGGTTTGA
- a CDS encoding IS3 family transposase (programmed frameshift) — protein MKKRFSEEQIIGFLREAEAGMPIKDLCRRHGFSEASYYLWRSKFGGMSVPDAKRLKDLEAENTRLKKLLAEQVFQNALIKDALQKPMVSAPARRALVREWVEGGASERCALAAIGMSASALRYRPREDRNVELRERILALAHRHRRYGVGMISLKLRQEGRLVNYKRVERLYCEQQLQVRRRTRKKVPVGERAPLLRPTKANQVWSVDVVFDRTAEGRAIKCLVIVDDATHEAVAIDVERAISGHGVARVLDRLAHSRGLPKMIRTDNGKEFCGKAMVAWAHANREQLRQIQPGKPNQNAYVESFNGRLRDECLNEHWFPTLLHARTEIERWRREYNEHRPKKKIGAMTPAAYAQQLANSDIINPGL, from the exons GTGAAGAAGCGTTTTTCCGAAGAGCAGATCATCGGCTTCCTGCGCGAAGCCGAGGCCGGCATGCCGATCAAAGACCTGTGCCGACGGCATGGCTTCAGTGAGGCGTCCTACTACCTGTGGCGCAGCAAGTTCGGCGGCATGAGCGTGCCCGATGCCAAGCGGCTCAAGGACCTGGAGGCCGAGAACACGCGACTGAAGAAGTTGCTGGCCGAGCAGGTGTTCCAGAACGCCCTGATCAAGGATGCGCTGCAAAAAC CAATGGTGAGCGCACCGGCGCGTCGTGCGCTGGTGCGCGAGTGGGTCGAAGGTGGCGCCAGCGAGCGCTGCGCCCTTGCGGCGATCGGCATGAGCGCCAGTGCGCTGCGCTATCGCCCGCGCGAGGACCGCAACGTTGAGTTGCGCGAGCGCATCCTTGCGTTGGCGCATCGCCATCGCCGCTATGGCGTGGGGATGATCTCTCTCAAGCTGCGGCAGGAAGGGCGTCTCGTGAACTATAAGCGGGTGGAGCGGCTGTATTGCGAGCAGCAGCTGCAGGTCCGCCGCCGCACGCGTAAAAAGGTGCCGGTAGGCGAGCGTGCGCCGTTGCTGCGGCCCACCAAGGCCAACCAGGTGTGGTCGGTGGACGTCGTGTTCGACCGCACCGCCGAAGGCAGGGCAATCAAATGCCTGGTGATCGTGGACGACGCAACCCACGAAGCGGTCGCCATCGACGTGGAACGCGCCATCTCCGGCCACGGGGTAGCACGCGTGCTGGATCGGTTGGCACACAGTCGCGGCCTGCCGAAGATGATCCGCACGGACAATGGCAAGGAGTTCTGTGGCAAGGCCATGGTCGCCTGGGCGCATGCCAATCGTGAGCAGCTACGCCAGATCCAGCCTGGCAAGCCGAACCAGAATGCCTACGTCGAATCCTTCAACGGCCGGCTACGCGACGAATGCCTCAACGAACACTGGTTCCCAACGCTGCTGCATGCGCGCACCGAGATCGAACGCTGGCGCCGCGAATACAACGAACACCGCCCCAAAAAAAAAATCGGCGCAATGACGCCGGCGGCCTATGCCCAGCAGTTGGCCAATAGCGATATCATCAACCCCGGACTCTAA
- a CDS encoding HIRAN domain-containing protein: protein MKSIYIAIQDAVSHRWTPVARVDREEESYRLRYTKGARSVDGFRGFVRMEQLEREFTSYELFPILKNRVLSRSRPEFSAYAHWLGSGQRELDVFDELARTGGLRGTDSLELIPLPEKTDDGKYQVYFFVHGIRYVAPEVKSLLSKIKEGDRLYVAADLQNNYDQYALFLRTVDPIALVGYVPRYYSRDFFSLLRCDPKAVEVEVEQVNSSAPAPFRLLCKMAAPWPNGFNACSGEFYELISPAH from the coding sequence ATGAAATCGATCTACATTGCCATTCAAGATGCTGTCTCTCACAGGTGGACCCCTGTAGCGAGAGTGGACCGAGAAGAAGAAAGTTATCGCCTTCGCTATACGAAGGGGGCACGGTCGGTGGATGGCTTCAGGGGATTTGTGCGTATGGAGCAGTTGGAGCGTGAATTCACTTCATATGAGCTTTTCCCTATTCTAAAGAATCGTGTCCTATCGCGAAGTCGTCCGGAATTCTCTGCATACGCGCATTGGCTAGGCAGTGGTCAACGTGAGCTTGATGTATTTGACGAACTAGCTCGTACCGGTGGGTTGCGAGGAACGGATAGTTTAGAGCTAATTCCGCTTCCAGAAAAAACTGATGATGGTAAGTATCAGGTGTACTTTTTCGTACATGGAATCAGGTATGTGGCTCCTGAAGTAAAATCTTTGCTTTCTAAGATCAAGGAGGGAGATCGCTTATACGTTGCTGCTGATCTACAAAATAACTATGATCAATATGCTTTGTTTTTAAGGACGGTTGATCCTATTGCTCTAGTTGGATATGTGCCCAGATATTATTCTAGAGACTTTTTTTCGCTGTTGAGGTGCGATCCAAAAGCTGTCGAAGTTGAAGTTGAGCAAGTTAATTCATCTGCTCCAGCGCCTTTTCGGCTTTTATGCAAAATGGCTGCACCATGGCCAAATGGTTTTAATGCATGCAGTGGTGAATTTTATGAGCTGATCTCGCCGGCCCATTAA
- a CDS encoding integron integrase, with protein MDVVWGVFRGDQIEVEAFLTELATRGQVSAGTQNQALAALLFLYREVLGVELPWMENLVRAKRPRRIPVVLSAEEVARLLTMLEGSCRLMAGLLYGSGMRLLECLRLRIKDVDVVRGEIVVRVGKGGKDRWVPLPHSLRGELMQQRERALLLHAADLAEGAGRAFLPHALARKYPNADVEHGWQYLFPAAPRSVDPRSGRVGRHHVSEKVLQRAVQAARQQAGLAKPATCHTLRHSFATHLLEAGHDIRTVQELLGHKDVATTQIYTHVLGRGASVVRSPLDGLSRLGGEA; from the coding sequence ATGGATGTGGTCTGGGGGGTTTTCAGGGGCGACCAAATAGAGGTCGAGGCGTTTCTCACCGAACTGGCGACGCGGGGCCAGGTGTCGGCCGGCACGCAGAATCAGGCGCTGGCGGCACTGCTGTTCCTGTATCGCGAGGTTCTGGGCGTGGAGTTGCCCTGGATGGAGAATCTGGTGCGCGCCAAGCGGCCGCGGCGCATTCCCGTGGTGCTCTCGGCCGAGGAAGTCGCGCGTTTGCTGACGATGCTGGAGGGGTCTTGCCGGCTGATGGCGGGGCTGCTGTACGGCAGCGGGATGCGGCTGCTGGAATGCCTGCGCTTGCGGATCAAGGACGTGGATGTGGTTCGTGGCGAAATTGTGGTGCGCGTCGGCAAAGGGGGCAAGGATCGGTGGGTGCCGCTGCCGCACAGTCTGCGTGGGGAATTGATGCAGCAGCGCGAACGGGCGTTGCTGCTGCACGCCGCTGATCTCGCCGAGGGGGCAGGGCGGGCGTTCCTGCCACACGCGCTGGCGCGCAAGTATCCCAATGCCGATGTCGAGCACGGCTGGCAGTATCTGTTTCCCGCCGCACCTCGCTCTGTGGATCCGCGCAGTGGGCGCGTTGGTCGGCATCACGTATCGGAAAAAGTCCTGCAGCGTGCGGTGCAGGCGGCACGGCAACAGGCTGGCCTTGCCAAGCCTGCAACCTGCCACACGTTGCGGCATTCATTCGCAACCCATTTGCTGGAGGCCGGCCACGATATCCGCACCGTGCAGGAACTGCTCGGCCACAAGGACGTGGCAACCACACAGATCTATACGCATGTGCTGGGACGCGGTGCATCGGTGGT